One segment of Hippopotamus amphibius kiboko isolate mHipAmp2 chromosome 4, mHipAmp2.hap2, whole genome shotgun sequence DNA contains the following:
- the EIF5 gene encoding eukaryotic translation initiation factor 5, producing the protein MSVNVNRSVSDQFYRYKMPRLIAKVEGKGNGIKTVIVNMVDVAKALNRPPTYPTKYFGCELGAQTQFDVKNDRYIVNGSHEANKLQDMLDGFIKKFVLCPECENPETDLHVNPKKQTIGNSCKACGYRGMLDTHHKLCTFILKNPPENSDSGTGKKEKEKKNRKGKDKENGSVSSSETPPPPPPPNEISPPPHAMEEEEDDDWGEDTTEEAQRRRMDEISDHAKVLTLSDDLERTIEERVNILFDFVKKKKEEGIIDSSDKEIVAEAERLDVKAMGPLVLTEVLFNEKIREQIKKYRRHFLRFCHNNKKAQRYLLHGLECVVAMHQAQLISKIPHILKEMYDADLLEEEVIISWSEKASKKYVSKELAKEIRVKAEPFIKWLKEAEEESSGGEEDDEDENIEVVYSKTASVPKVEAVKSDNKDDDIDIDAI; encoded by the exons ATGTCTGTCAACGTCAACCGCAGCGTGTCAGACCAGTTCTATCGCTACAAGATGCCCCGTCTGATTGCCAAG GTTGAGGGCAAAGGAAATGGAATCAAGACAGTTATAGTCAACATGGTTGACGTAGCCAAAGCGCTTAATCGGCCTCCAACGT atCCCACCAAATATTTTGGTTGTGAACTGGGAGCACAGACCCAGTTTGATGTTAAGAATGACCGTTACATTGTCAATGGATCTCATGAGGCGAATAAGCTGCAAGACATGTTGGAtggattcattaaaaaatttgttCTCTGTCCTGAGTGTGAGAATCCTGAAACAGATCTG catgTCAATCCAAAGAAGCAAACAATAGGTAATTCTTGTAAAGCCTGTGGCTATCGAGGCATGCTTGACACACATCATAAACTCTGCACGTTCATTCTCAAAAACCCACCTG AGAATAGTGACAGTGgtacaggaaagaaggaaaaggaaaagaaaaatagaaagggcaAAGACAAGGAAAATGGCTCCGTGTCCAGCAGTgagacaccaccaccaccaccaccaccaaatgaAATCAGTCCTCCTCCACATGCTATG gaggaagaggaagatgatgaCTGGGGGGAGGATACAACAGAGGAAGCTCAAAGGCGCAGAATGGATGAAATCAGTGACCATGCAAAAGTTTTAACCCTCAGTGATGATTTGGAAAGGACTATTGAAGAGCGTGTCAATATCCTGTTTGATTTTGTTAAG aaaaagaaagaagagggtaTTATTGACTCATCTGACAAAGAAATTGTAGCTGAAGCAGAAAGACTGGATGTAAAAGCCATGGGCCCTCTTGTTTTAACTGAAGTTCTTTTTAATGAGAAGATTAGAGAACAAATTAAGAAATACAGGCGCCATTTCTTACGA TTTtgtcacaacaacaaaaaagctcaGCGGTACCTTCTTCATGGTTTGGAGTGTGTGGTAGCAATGCATCAAGCTCAGCTCATCTCTAAGATTCCACACATCTTGAAGGAGATGTATGATGCAGACCTTTTGGAAGAAGAAGTCATCATTAGCTGGTCAGAAAAG GCCTCTAAGAAATATGTCTCAAAAGAACTTGCCAAAGAGATTCGTGTCAAAGCAGAACCTTTCATAAAATGGTtgaaggaagcagaggaagaaTCTTCCGGTGGTGAAGAAGACGATGAAGATGAGAATATTGAG GTGGTGTATTCAAAGACTGCCAGTGTACCGAAAGTTGAAGCTGTAAAGTCTGACAACAAGGATGATGACATTGATATTGATGCCATTTAA